In Staphylococcus saccharolyticus, one genomic interval encodes:
- a CDS encoding rhodanese-like domain-containing protein, with protein MESISVDELKKKVLDSNPIHIVDVRTNEETTMGVIPGATTIPMDQIHDNLNQFNKNETYYIICAAGRRSAKVVECLEERGIHAINVEGGMNEWGDKGTVVDNI; from the coding sequence ATGGAGTCAATTTCAGTAGATGAATTAAAGAAAAAAGTATTAGATTCTAATCCAATTCATATTGTAGATGTACGTACAAATGAAGAAACAACAATGGGAGTAATACCAGGAGCTACTACGATTCCTATGGATCAAATTCATGATAATTTAAATCAATTTAACAAAAATGAAACGTACTATATTATTTGTGCTGCGGGTAGACGAAGCGCAAAAGTAGTTGAGTGTTTAGAGGAGCGAGGTATTCATGCCATCAATGTAGAAGGTGGTATGAATGAGTGGGGTGACAAAGGTACAGTTGTAGACAATATATAA
- a CDS encoding DUF1542 domain-containing protein: MVDKKPVARQEVQHKAKEIRALINKNKDATQEEKNIAINHLDDIVNKANMSITQASTNDVVDRAKELALPEIQKVSVIAIKKSEAKAQTQIIAIHKQSKLEQNKEATQEEKQVFASSAKVLLNRVQSQISDVYTNE, translated from the coding sequence ATTGTTGATAAAAAGCCAGTTGCACGACAAGAGGTACAACATAAAGCAAAAGAAATTCGCGCATTGATTAATAAGAATAAGGATGCAACTCAAGAGGAGAAAAATATAGCAATTAACCATTTAGATGATATTGTAAATAAAGCAAATATGTCTATTACACAAGCATCTACAAATGATGTTGTGGATAGAGCAAAGGAATTAGCTTTACCTGAAATTCAAAAGGTTTCTGTAATTGCTATTAAAAAGTCAGAAGCAAAAGCTCAAACTCAAATCATTGCTATTCATAAACAAAGTAAGCTTGAACAAAATAAAGAAGCTACACAAGAAGAAAAACAAGTATTTGCTAGTAGTGCTAAAGTACTATTAAATCGTGTTCAATCACAAATTTCTGATGTATACACAAATGAATAA